A genomic window from Meleagris gallopavo isolate NT-WF06-2002-E0010 breed Aviagen turkey brand Nicholas breeding stock chromosome 30, Turkey_5.1, whole genome shotgun sequence includes:
- the FGF22 gene encoding fibroblast growth factor 22 isoform X2 encodes MGIKGKPSWKIGFSSNMQSLLPTIPPLGQHPSIHPSIQLSICPAPAPGEVPRWHFVGSMVLSLHGDTLWAAGEGSFQEVAHLTAALPRPAGIVEIRSVRVGVVAIRAVHTGFYLAMNKQGKLYGSKEFSPNCKFTERIEENGYNTYASLRWRHRGRPMFLSLNSKGRPRRGGKTRRQHLSTHFLPMLVN; translated from the exons ATGGGAATAAAGGGCAAACCCTCCTGGAAGATAGGGTTCTCCTCTAACATGCAATCCTTGCTCCCCACCATCCCTCCATTGGGAcagcatccatccatccatccatccatccagcTGTCCATCTGCCCGGCTCCTGCACCGGGTGAGGTTCCACGGTGGCACTTTGTGGGCTCGATGGTGCTGTCCCTCCATGGTGACACTTTGTGGGCAGCGGGGGAAGGGTCCTTCCAGGAGGTGgcccatctcacagcagcactTCCCCGCCCCGCAGGCATCGTCGAGATCCGGTCTGTGCGCGTCGGCGTTGTGGCCATCCGGGCGGTGCACACCGGCTTCTACCTGGCCATGAACAAACAGGGGAAGCTCTACGGGTCG AAGGAGTTCAGCCCCAACTGCAAGTTCACGGAACGCATTGAGGAGAATGGCTACAACACCTACGCCTCGCTGCGCTGGCGGCACCGGGGCCGCCCCATGTTCCTCTCTCTCAATAGCAAAGGGAGGCCACGGCGAGGGGGCAAGACGCGCCGGCAGCACCTCTCCACCCACTTCCTCCCCATGCTCGTCAACTGA
- the PRSS57 gene encoding serine protease 57, whose product MLAALLILSLGVSALSPAGAHSSWVIGGKAVVPHSRPFIASIQMDGQHFCGGFLVWPKWVMTAAHCPVPRRNPSVRVVLGAHSLEQPEESQQEFGVEESIAHPLYNHRTVDNDIRLLKLNHTATLNAFVKRIRLPRPRIDLKPGTLCSVVGWGDISNYGERPIQLMEANTTIVKRSLCRTLWKGRVSGNMLCGASRNATLQGVCAGDSGGPLVFKGKVYGVVSFSGERCGDRRYPDIYTRISNYIDWVHHVVLSHRQPHGQKKHKPGPEEAGGDQGAAGWGRPGLPRPSPAPRALMFNGN is encoded by the exons ATGCTCGCTGCTCTGCTCATCCTCAGCCTGGGGGTCTCTGCGCTGAGTCCAGCAG GTGCTCACAGCAGTTGGGTCATCGGGGGAAAGGCGGTGGTGCCACACTCGCGACCCTTCATCGCCTCCATCCAGATGGACGGGCAGCACTTCTGTGGGGGCTTCCTGGTGTGGCCCAAGTGGGTGATGACAGCCGCCCACTGCCCCGTTCCCAG GCGCAACCCCTCTGTTCGGGTGGTGCTGGGAGCACACAGCCTGGAGCAGCCCGAGGAGTCCCAGCAGGAGTTCGGTGTCGAGGAATCCATCGCGCATCCCCTCTACAACCATCGGACGGTGGACAACGACATCCGACTGCTCAAG CTGAACCACACGGCCACGTTGAACGCATTCGTGAAGCGCATCCGCCTGCCCCGGCCACGCATCGACCTGAAACCCGGCACCCTCTGCTCCGTGGTGGGTTGGGGGGACATCTCCAACTACGGTGAGCGGCCCATCCAGCTGATGGAAGCCAACACCACCATCGTCAAGAGGAGCCTGTGTCGGACTCTATGGAAGGGCCGTGTCTCAGGCAACATGCTGTGCGGGGCCAGCCGCAATGCCACGCTGCAGGGCGTCTGTGCG GGTGATTCTGGGGGACCCCTGGTCTTCAAGGGGAAGGTTTATGGTGTCGTCTCGTTCTCTGGGGAGAGATGTGGGGACCGCCGGTACCCCGACATTTACACCAGGATCTCCAACTACATCGACTGGGTGCACCACGTTGTGCTCAGCCACCGCCAGCCCCACGGGCAGAAGAAGCATAAACCGGGCCCAGAGGAGGCAGGGGGGGACCAAGGAGCAGCGGGGTGGGGAAGGCCAGGCCTCCCACGTCCCTCTCCAGCTCCAAGGGCTTTGATGTTCAATGGGAACTGA
- the FGF22 gene encoding fibroblast growth factor 22 isoform X1 — translation MGIKGKPSWKIGFSSNMQSLLPTIPPLGQHPSIHPSIQLSICPAPAPGEVPRWHFVGSMVLSLHGDTLWAAGEGSFQEVAHLTAALPRPAGIVEIRSVRVGVVAIRAVHTGFYLAMNKQGKLYGSGTAPAEPSPCSPPSLLCQKEFSPNCKFTERIEENGYNTYASLRWRHRGRPMFLSLNSKGRPRRGGKTRRQHLSTHFLPMLVN, via the exons ATGGGAATAAAGGGCAAACCCTCCTGGAAGATAGGGTTCTCCTCTAACATGCAATCCTTGCTCCCCACCATCCCTCCATTGGGAcagcatccatccatccatccatccatccagcTGTCCATCTGCCCGGCTCCTGCACCGGGTGAGGTTCCACGGTGGCACTTTGTGGGCTCGATGGTGCTGTCCCTCCATGGTGACACTTTGTGGGCAGCGGGGGAAGGGTCCTTCCAGGAGGTGgcccatctcacagcagcactTCCCCGCCCCGCAGGCATCGTCGAGATCCGGTCTGTGCGCGTCGGCGTTGTGGCCATCCGGGCGGTGCACACCGGCTTCTACCTGGCCATGAACAAACAGGGGAAGCTCTACGGGTCG GGGACGGCACCCGCGGAGCCCTCACCCTGCTCACCCCCTTCCCTCCTCTGCCAGAAGGAGTTCAGCCCCAACTGCAAGTTCACGGAACGCATTGAGGAGAATGGCTACAACACCTACGCCTCGCTGCGCTGGCGGCACCGGGGCCGCCCCATGTTCCTCTCTCTCAATAGCAAAGGGAGGCCACGGCGAGGGGGCAAGACGCGCCGGCAGCACCTCTCCACCCACTTCCTCCCCATGCTCGTCAACTGA
- the RNF126 gene encoding E3 ubiquitin-protein ligase RNF126, with product MGTVKPHGHPTPESPMDYICPRCESGFIEELPEEPRNTENETSSSASTSDQNRHPFENVDQHLFTLPQGYGQFAFGIFDDGFEIPFGSNVQSEDNRDSENRREREHQSRHRYGARQPRARLATRRAAGRHEGVPTLEGIIQQLVNGIIAPTTIPNLGLGPWGVLHSNPMDYAWGANGLDAIITQLLNQFENTGPPPADKEKIQALPTVQITQEHVDSGLECPVCKEDYTVGENVRQLPCNHLFHNSCIVPWLEQHDTCPVCRKSLSGQNTATNPPGLTGMNFSSSSSSSSSSSPSNENSSNNS from the exons ATGGGGACAGTGAAGCCACATGGTCACCCCACTCCCGAGAGCCCCATG GACTACATTTGCCCACGGTGTGAATCTGGTTTTATTGAAGAACTTCCTGAAGAGCCAAG gaACACCGAGAATGAAACTAGTTCCTCTGCATCAACCAGTGATCAGAATAGGCATCCTTTTGAG AACGTGGATCAGCACTTGTTCACTTTGCCTCAGGGCTATGGCCAGTTTGCCTTTGGGATTTTCGATGATGGCTTTGAGATTCCATTTGGGTCCAATGTGCAGTCAGAAGATAACAGAGACTCTGAGAACAGGAGGGAAAGAGAGCATCAGTCCCGGCACCGGTACGGTGCGAGGCAGCCCCGGGCTCGTCTCGCCACACGGCGTGCTGCTGGCAGGCACGAGGGTGTTCCCACACTGGAGGG aaTCATTCAGCAGCTGGTCAATGGTATTATTGCACCTACAACAATACCAAACTTAGGACTCGGTCCTTG GGGAGTCTTGCATTCGAATCCAATGGACTATGCCTGGGGTGCTAACGGCCTGGATGCAATTATTACACAG TTACTAAATCAGTTTGAAAACACTGGACCACCGCCAGCAGACAAAGAAAAGATCCAGGCCCTCCCCACGGTACAGATCACACAGGAACACGTAG ATTCTGGCTTAGAGTGCCCTGTGTGTAAAGAAGACTATACAGTTGGGGAAAATGTCCGACAGCTACCTTGCAATCACCTATTCCATAACAGCTGTATAGTCCCTTGGCTGGAGCAG CATGACACATGTCCTGTGTGCCGGAAGAGCCTAAGTGGACAAAACACTGCTACAAACCCCCCTGGACTCACAGGGATGAACTTCTCATcatcatcctcctcctcttcttccagctcACCAAGTAACGAAAACTCATCGAACAACTCATGA
- the FSTL3 gene encoding follistatin-related protein 3, with translation MLSACCQASRTATPSSALLAGGICWLQQGKEAKCTMILKTGVTWEECCANGNVDVAWSNYTYPGNKISLLGFLGLVTCHPCKESCEGVVCGPDKVCKMKHGRPQCACAPDCSSLPRKLQVCGSDGYTYRDECDLLTAKCRDHPDLEVMYQGKCKKSCSSVVCPGTHTCVVDQTGSAHCVMCRTAPCPEPTSLDHALCGNNNITYPSACHLRRATCHLGRSIGVRHYGSCSASARFSLETDNAEENYV, from the exons ATGTTGTCTGCCTGCTGCCAGGCATCACGCACTGCTACCCCATCCTCTGCCCTCCTTGCAGGTGGgatctgctggctgcagcaggggaaGGAGGCCAAGTGCACCATGATCCTGAAGACAGGCGTGACATGGGAAGAGTGCTGCGCCAACGGCAACGTGGACGTGGCCTGGTCTAATTACACCTACCCAGGCAATAAGATCAGCCTGCTGGGCTTCCTGGGGCTGGTGACCTGCCATCCATGCAAAG AGAGCTGTGAGGGGGTGGTGTGCGGCCCCGACAAGGTGTGCAAGATGAAGCACGGGAGGCCCCAGTGTGCCTGTGCCCCTGATTGCTCCAGTCTGCCCCGCAAGCTGCAGGTCTGCGGCTCTGATGGCTACACCTACCGCGATGAGTGCGACCTGCTGACAGCCAAGTGCAGAGACCACCCCGACCTGGAAGTGATGTACCAGGGCAAATGCAAAA AATCCTGTTCCAGCGTGGTGTGTCCCGGCACCCACACCTGCGTGGTGGACCAAACGGGCAGCGCTCACTGTGTGATGTGCCGGACCGCTCCATGTCCAGAACCCACCAGCTTGGACCACGCTCTCTGTGGCAACAACAACATCACCTACCCATCGGCGTGCCACCTGCGCAGGGCCACGTGCCACCTGGGGCGCTCCATCGGCGTGCGGCACTACGGGAGCTGCTCAG CCTCGGCCAGGTTCTCCCTGGAGACGGATAACGCGGAGGAGAACTACGTGTGA